The following coding sequences are from one Kosakonia sp. H02 window:
- a CDS encoding cytochrome o ubiquinol oxidase subunit III: protein MATDTLTNAHAHAHEHGHHDAGPNKVFGFWIYLMSDCILFCCLFATYAVLVNGTAGGPTGKDIFELPFVLVETFLLLFSSITYGMAAIAMHKDNKSQVISWLALTFLFGAGFIGMEIYEFHHLIAEGMGPDRSGFLSAFFALVGTHGLHVTSGLIWMAVLMFQISRRGLTSTNRTRIMCLSLFWHFLDVVWICVFSVVYLMGAM from the coding sequence ATGGCAACTGATACTCTGACGAACGCGCACGCCCACGCGCACGAACACGGGCACCACGATGCAGGGCCGAATAAAGTTTTCGGTTTCTGGATCTACCTGATGAGCGACTGCATTCTGTTCTGCTGTCTGTTCGCCACCTATGCCGTTCTGGTGAACGGCACGGCGGGCGGCCCGACCGGTAAGGACATTTTCGAACTGCCGTTCGTTCTGGTAGAAACGTTCCTGCTGCTGTTCAGCTCCATCACCTACGGCATGGCGGCGATCGCCATGCACAAGGACAACAAGAGCCAGGTTATCTCCTGGCTTGCGCTGACCTTCCTGTTTGGTGCCGGATTTATCGGGATGGAAATCTATGAATTCCATCATCTGATTGCAGAAGGCATGGGTCCGGATCGCAGTGGCTTCCTGTCAGCGTTCTTCGCGCTGGTTGGCACCCACGGTCTGCACGTGACATCGGGTCTTATCTGGATGGCGGTGCTGATGTTCCAGATTTCCCGTCGCGGCCTGACCAGCACTAACCGTACCCGCATCATGTGCCTGAGCCTGTTCTGGCACTTCCTGGATGTGGTGTGGATTTGTGTGTTCTCTGTTGTTTATCTGATGGGGGCGATGTAA
- the thiI gene encoding tRNA uracil 4-sulfurtransferase ThiI encodes MKFIIKLFPEITIKSQSVRLRFIKILTGNIRNVLKHYDESLAVVRHWDHIEVRAKDENQRLAIRDALTRIPGIHHILEVEDVPFTSLHDIFEKALVQYRDQIEGKTFCVRVKRRGKHEFSSIEVERYVGGGLNQHVESARVKLTHPDVTVNLEIEDDRLLLVKGRYEGIGGFPIGTQEDVLSLISGGFDSGVSSYMLMRRGCRVHYCFFNLGGAAHEIGVRQVAHYLWNRFGSSHRVRFVAINFEPVVGEILEKVDDGQMGVVLKRMMVRAASQVAERYGVQALVTGEALGQVSSQTLTNLRLIDNVSDTLILRPLISYDKEHIIDLAREIGTEDFARTMPEYCGVISKSPTVKAVKAKIEAEEAHFDFAILDKVVAEANNIDIREIAQQTTETVVEVETVSGFGQNDVILDIRSIDEQDDKPLRLEGIDVVSLPFYKLSTKFGDLDQSKTWLLWCERGVMSRLQALYLREQGFENVKVYRP; translated from the coding sequence ATGAAGTTTATCATTAAATTGTTCCCGGAAATCACCATCAAAAGCCAATCTGTGCGTTTGCGCTTTATTAAAATTCTCACCGGGAATATTCGTAACGTTCTGAAGCACTATGATGAGTCGCTCGCCGTTGTCCGCCACTGGGACCACATTGAAGTGCGCGCCAAAGATGAAAACCAGCGTCTGGCGATTCGCGACGCGCTGACCCGCATTCCGGGCATCCACCATATTCTGGAAGTGGAAGATGTTCCTTTTACTTCTCTGCACGATATTTTTGAAAAAGCGCTGGTGCAGTATCGCGATCAGATTGAAGGGAAAACCTTCTGCGTACGCGTAAAACGCCGCGGCAAACATGAGTTTAGCTCGATTGAAGTCGAACGCTATGTCGGCGGCGGCTTGAATCAGCACGTTGAATCGGCGCGTGTGAAGCTGACGCACCCGGATGTCACCGTTAACCTGGAAATTGAAGACGATCGTCTGCTGCTGGTGAAAGGGCGCTATGAAGGTATTGGCGGTTTCCCAATCGGTACGCAGGAAGATGTCTTGTCGCTGATCTCCGGTGGTTTCGATTCCGGCGTTTCCAGCTATATGCTGATGCGTCGCGGCTGCCGCGTACATTACTGCTTCTTTAACCTCGGCGGCGCGGCGCATGAAATCGGCGTTCGCCAGGTTGCACACTATTTGTGGAATCGCTTTGGTAGTTCGCATCGTGTACGTTTCGTGGCGATCAACTTTGAGCCGGTGGTCGGTGAGATCCTCGAAAAAGTGGATGACGGCCAGATGGGCGTGGTGCTGAAACGCATGATGGTGCGTGCGGCGTCGCAAGTTGCCGAGCGCTATGGCGTGCAGGCGCTGGTGACCGGCGAAGCGCTGGGCCAGGTGTCGAGCCAGACGCTGACCAACCTGCGTTTGATTGATAATGTTTCGGATACGCTGATCCTGCGCCCGTTAATCTCCTATGACAAAGAGCACATCATCGATCTGGCGCGTGAGATCGGGACGGAAGATTTTGCCCGCACCATGCCGGAGTATTGCGGCGTGATTTCGAAAAGCCCGACGGTAAAAGCGGTCAAAGCGAAGATCGAAGCGGAAGAAGCCCATTTTGATTTCGCGATCCTCGATAAAGTGGTCGCAGAAGCGAATAACATTGATATTCGTGAGATTGCTCAGCAGACCACTGAAACCGTGGTTGAAGTGGAGACGGTCAGCGGTTTTGGTCAGAACGATGTGATTCTGGATATCCGCTCTATTGACGAGCAGGATGATAAACCGCTGCGACTGGAAGGCATTGATGTGGTTTCTCTGCCGTTTTATAAGCTGAGCACCAAGTTCGGCGATCTGGACCAGAGCAAAACCTGGCTGTTGTGGTGCGAACGCGGGGTGATGAGCCGCTTGCAGGCGCTGTATTTGCGTGAGCAGGGCTTTGAAAACGTTAAAGTTTATCGCCCGTAA
- the yajL gene encoding protein deglycase YajL, which produces MSASALICLAPGSEETEAVTTIDLLVRGGIAVTTASVASDGNLVITCSRGVKLLADAPLVEVADGEYDAIVLPGGLKGAECMRDNPLLVETVRQFHLSGRIVAAICAAAGTVLVPHEIFPIGNMTGFPGLKETIPEDQWQDKRVVWDPRVNLLTSQGPGTAIDFGLKIIDLLVGREKAHEVASQLVMAAGIYNYYEA; this is translated from the coding sequence ATGAGCGCATCGGCTCTGATATGCCTCGCCCCTGGTAGCGAAGAAACCGAGGCGGTAACCACTATCGACCTGCTGGTGCGCGGCGGTATTGCGGTCACGACTGCCAGCGTCGCCAGCGATGGCAATCTGGTGATTACCTGCTCCCGAGGCGTAAAGCTGCTGGCGGATGCGCCACTGGTGGAAGTGGCGGATGGTGAGTATGACGCGATCGTGTTGCCCGGCGGGCTGAAAGGCGCAGAGTGTATGCGAGATAACCCGCTGCTGGTGGAAACCGTGCGCCAGTTTCACCTTTCTGGCCGCATCGTCGCGGCGATTTGCGCGGCGGCGGGCACGGTGCTGGTTCCCCATGAAATCTTCCCGATCGGCAATATGACCGGTTTCCCCGGTTTAAAAGAGACGATCCCGGAAGACCAGTGGCAGGATAAGCGTGTGGTGTGGGATCCGCGCGTTAATCTGTTGACCAGTCAGGGGCCTGGCACCGCCATCGATTTTGGTCTGAAGATTATTGATTTGCTGGTGGGGCGCGAAAAAGCCCATGAAGTCGCTTCACAACTGGTGATGGCGGCGGGAATTTATAACTACTACGAAGCGTAA
- a CDS encoding YajQ family cyclic di-GMP-binding protein, translating into MPSFDIVSEIDLREVQNGVENATRELATRFDFRNIEATFELNEANKTIKVLSESDFQVNQLLDILRAKLLKRGIEGTSLEVPEEFVHSGKTWFVEAKLKQGIDAATAKKIIKLIKDSKVKVQAQIQGEEIRVTGKSRDDLQSAMALVRGGNLGQPFQFKNFRD; encoded by the coding sequence ATGCCATCTTTCGACATTGTTTCCGAAATTGATCTGCGCGAAGTGCAAAACGGCGTTGAAAATGCGACCCGTGAACTGGCGACACGCTTCGACTTTCGCAATATTGAAGCGACGTTTGAATTGAACGAAGCCAATAAAACTATCAAAGTGCTGAGCGAGTCTGATTTTCAGGTCAACCAACTGCTCGACATTCTGCGTGCCAAACTGCTGAAACGCGGCATCGAAGGAACGTCTCTCGAGGTGCCGGAAGAGTTTGTCCACAGCGGCAAAACCTGGTTTGTCGAGGCCAAACTGAAACAAGGTATCGACGCGGCGACGGCGAAGAAAATCATCAAGCTGATTAAAGACAGCAAAGTGAAAGTGCAGGCGCAAATTCAGGGTGAAGAGATTCGTGTGACCGGGAAATCCCGTGATGATCTGCAATCCGCGATGGCGCTGGTGCGCGGCGGCAATCTGGGCCAGCCGTTCCAGTTCAAAAACTTCCGCGATTAA
- a CDS encoding cytochrome o ubiquinol oxidase subunit IV — protein sequence MSHSTDHNGASHGSVKTYMTGFILSIILTVIPFWMVMSGTASHAAILGTVLVTAVVQILVHLVCFLHMNTSSEERWNLTAFVFTVIIIAILVVGSIWIMWNLNYNMMVH from the coding sequence ATGAGTCATTCAACCGATCACAACGGCGCATCCCACGGTAGCGTAAAAACCTACATGACAGGTTTTATCCTGTCGATCATCCTGACGGTAATTCCGTTCTGGATGGTGATGAGCGGTACGGCGTCACACGCCGCGATTCTGGGGACCGTACTGGTCACCGCAGTGGTACAGATTCTGGTACATCTGGTCTGCTTCCTGCACATGAACACCTCTTCTGAGGAGCGCTGGAACCTGACCGCCTTTGTCTTTACCGTGATTATCATCGCTATCCTGGTAGTGGGTTCAATCTGGATCATGTGGAACCTCAACTACAACATGATGGTTCACTAA
- a CDS encoding MFS transporter yields the protein MNDYKMTPGELRATWGLGTVFSLRMLGMFMVLPVLTTYGMALQGASEALIGLAIGIYGLAQAVFQIPFGLLSDRIGRKPLIIGGLAIFVAGSVIAALSDSIWGIILGRALQGSGAIAAAVMALLSDLTREQNRTKAMAFIGVSFGVTFAIAMVLGPIITHKLGLHALFWMIAALATLGIALTLWVVPNSEHHVRNRESGMVKDCFRMVMVNPKLLKLNFGIMCLHILLMSTFVALPGQLEAAGFLAAEHWKIYLVTMLISFVSVVPFIIYAEVKRKMKRVFLFCVALLLIAEIVLWGAGPHFWEIIIGVQIFFFAFNLMEAMLPSLISKEAPAGYKGTAMGIYSTSQFLGVAIGGSLGGWVDGFFDSQTVFLAGALLAVIWLLVAGTMQEPPYVTSLRVAIPDNVAIDDALQQRLLATAGVSEAMVVPDERSAYVKIDSKVTNRFEVEQAIVG from the coding sequence ATGAACGATTACAAAATGACGCCAGGCGAGTTGCGCGCCACCTGGGGTTTAGGGACTGTATTCTCACTGCGCATGCTTGGCATGTTTATGGTCCTGCCCGTTCTGACCACATACGGTATGGCGCTCCAGGGAGCCAGCGAAGCGTTAATTGGCCTTGCGATCGGCATTTATGGCCTCGCGCAGGCGGTCTTTCAAATCCCTTTTGGTTTGCTTTCCGACCGCATTGGCCGTAAACCCTTAATCATCGGCGGGTTGGCTATTTTTGTCGCCGGTAGCGTGATTGCCGCGCTCTCCGATTCTATCTGGGGCATTATTCTTGGCCGCGCCCTGCAAGGCTCCGGCGCGATTGCCGCGGCGGTCATGGCGCTGCTCTCCGATCTGACTCGCGAACAAAACCGCACCAAAGCGATGGCGTTTATCGGCGTCAGTTTTGGCGTCACCTTTGCCATCGCCATGGTGCTGGGGCCGATAATCACGCACAAACTGGGGCTGCACGCCCTGTTCTGGATGATCGCCGCGCTGGCGACGCTGGGCATTGCACTCACGCTGTGGGTGGTGCCGAACAGCGAACATCACGTGCGCAACCGCGAGTCCGGCATGGTAAAAGACTGTTTCCGCATGGTGATGGTCAACCCGAAACTGCTGAAGCTCAATTTCGGCATTATGTGCCTGCATATCCTGCTGATGTCGACTTTTGTCGCGCTGCCAGGCCAGTTGGAAGCGGCCGGTTTCCTTGCAGCAGAGCACTGGAAAATTTACCTGGTGACGATGCTGATTTCTTTCGTCTCCGTGGTGCCGTTTATCATTTACGCGGAAGTGAAACGCAAAATGAAACGCGTCTTTCTGTTCTGCGTCGCGCTGCTGTTGATTGCGGAAATCGTGTTATGGGGAGCAGGCCCGCACTTCTGGGAAATCATCATTGGCGTACAGATCTTCTTCTTCGCCTTTAACTTAATGGAAGCAATGCTGCCGTCACTGATCAGCAAAGAAGCCCCGGCGGGCTATAAAGGTACGGCGATGGGGATTTACTCCACCAGCCAGTTTCTTGGCGTGGCGATCGGCGGCTCGCTCGGCGGTTGGGTCGATGGCTTTTTCGATTCGCAAACGGTGTTTCTTGCCGGTGCCTTGCTGGCGGTGATCTGGCTATTGGTGGCGGGCACAATGCAGGAGCCGCCGTATGTCACCAGCTTGCGTGTTGCCATTCCCGATAATGTGGCGATTGATGATGCCTTGCAACAGCGTTTACTGGCAACCGCTGGGGTAAGTGAAGCGATGGTGGTGCCCGATGAGCGCAGCGCTTATGTGAAGATCGACAGTAAAGTGACGAACCGTTTCGAGGTGGAACAAGCGATCGTCGGTTAA
- the cyoE gene encoding heme o synthase, which produces MFKQYLQVTKPGIIFGNLISVIGGFLLASKGHIDYPLFLYTLVGVSLVVASGCVFNNYIDRDIDKKMERTKNRVLVRGLISPKVSLVYATLLGIAGFMLLWFGANPLACWLGVMGFVVYVGVYSLYMKRHSVYGTLIGSLSGAAPPVIGYCAVTNEFDSGAAILLAIFSLWQMPHSYAIAIFRFKDYQAANIPVLPVVKGISVAKNHITLYILAFAIATLMLSLGGYAGYKYLVVAAAVSLWWLGMALRGYNVADDKVWARKLFVFSIVAITSLSVMMSVDFMVPDSHSLLTYVW; this is translated from the coding sequence ATGTTCAAGCAATACCTGCAAGTAACGAAACCGGGCATTATTTTTGGCAATTTGATCTCCGTGATCGGGGGGTTCCTGCTGGCCTCTAAAGGCCACATCGATTATCCCCTGTTCCTCTACACGCTGGTTGGCGTGTCGTTGGTGGTCGCCTCTGGTTGTGTTTTTAACAACTACATCGATCGTGACATCGATAAAAAGATGGAGCGGACGAAAAACAGGGTGCTGGTCAGAGGGCTGATCTCGCCAAAAGTCTCGCTGGTGTACGCCACCTTGTTGGGTATTGCTGGCTTTATGCTGCTGTGGTTTGGCGCTAACCCGCTGGCCTGCTGGCTCGGTGTGATGGGGTTCGTGGTGTATGTAGGCGTCTACAGCCTGTATATGAAACGCCACTCTGTCTACGGCACGCTGATTGGCTCACTCTCCGGCGCTGCGCCGCCGGTGATTGGCTATTGCGCCGTCACCAACGAGTTCGACAGCGGTGCGGCGATCCTACTGGCTATTTTCAGCCTGTGGCAAATGCCCCACTCGTACGCCATCGCGATTTTCCGCTTTAAGGATTATCAGGCGGCGAACATCCCGGTATTGCCGGTGGTGAAAGGCATTTCCGTGGCGAAAAACCACATTACGCTCTATATCCTGGCGTTCGCTATCGCCACGCTGATGCTGTCGCTTGGCGGCTACGCAGGTTACAAATACCTGGTGGTTGCCGCAGCGGTCAGTCTCTGGTGGTTAGGCATGGCGCTGCGCGGGTATAACGTGGCGGATGACAAAGTGTGGGCGCGCAAACTGTTCGTCTTCTCGATTGTCGCCATCACCTCACTTAGCGTGATGATGTCGGTGGATTTTATGGTGCCGGATTCACACAGCCTGCTGACCTACGTCTGGTGA
- the panE gene encoding 2-dehydropantoate 2-reductase yields the protein MRITVLGCGALGQLWLTALCKHGHDVQGWLRISQPFCSVNLVEEDGTIFNESLTANDPDFLARSDLLLVTLKAWQVSDAVKGLAAILPPTTPILLIHNGMGTVEELKSLPNPLLMGTTTHAARRDGNVIMHVANGTTHIGPARPQEGEFSFLADILQTVLPDVAWHNNIRPSLWRKLAVNCVINPLTALHDCKNGDLRAYPEEVAKITHEVAAVIEREGHHISADDLLSYVNQIIENTAENISSMLQDVRAMRHTECDYITGYLLRRARAHGIAVPENARLFDMIKRKESEYERIGSDMPRPW from the coding sequence ATGAGAATTACCGTACTTGGATGCGGAGCCTTAGGGCAACTGTGGTTAACAGCACTGTGCAAGCATGGACATGACGTACAGGGCTGGTTGCGCATCTCTCAACCATTTTGCAGTGTGAATCTGGTTGAAGAAGACGGCACTATTTTTAACGAATCTCTGACGGCCAACGACCCTGACTTTCTGGCCCGTAGCGACTTACTGCTGGTGACGCTGAAAGCGTGGCAGGTTTCCGATGCGGTGAAAGGCCTGGCGGCAATCTTGCCCCCGACTACGCCCATCTTGTTGATTCACAACGGCATGGGAACAGTTGAAGAGCTGAAATCCCTGCCCAACCCGCTGTTAATGGGGACAACCACGCACGCCGCACGCCGCGATGGCAACGTGATTATGCATGTCGCCAATGGCACCACTCATATCGGCCCGGCACGCCCGCAGGAAGGCGAGTTCAGTTTTCTGGCCGATATTCTGCAAACGGTGCTGCCGGATGTCGCCTGGCACAACAATATTCGCCCGTCGCTGTGGCGCAAACTGGCGGTGAATTGCGTGATCAACCCGCTGACGGCGCTGCACGATTGCAAAAATGGCGATCTGCGTGCGTACCCGGAAGAGGTCGCAAAAATCACCCATGAAGTCGCGGCGGTGATCGAGCGTGAAGGCCACCACATTTCTGCTGACGATCTGCTCTCATATGTGAATCAGATTATTGAAAACACGGCGGAAAATATCTCATCAATGTTGCAGGATGTGCGCGCTATGCGCCATACCGAGTGCGATTACATTACCGGATATTTGCTCAGACGCGCCCGCGCGCACGGCATTGCGGTGCCGGAAAATGCCCGGCTGTTCGACATGATCAAACGTAAGGAGAGTGAATATGAGCGCATCGGCTCTGATATGCCTCGCCCCTGGTAG
- the cyoA gene encoding cytochrome o ubiquinol oxidase subunit II, which yields MRLRKYNKSLGWLSLIAGTVLLSGCDSALLDPKGQIGLEQRSLILTAFGLMLIVVIPAILMAVGFAWKYRASNKDAKYSPNWSHSNKVEAVVWTVPILIILFLAVLTWKTTHSLEPSKPLAHDERPITIEVVAMDWKWFFIYPEQGIATVNEIAFPANTPVEFKVTSNSVMNSFFIPRLGSQIYAMAGMQTKLHLIANEAGTYDGISASYSGPGFSGMKFKAIATPDRAAFDQWVAKAKQSSTTMPDMATYEKIAAPSEYNKVEYFSSVKPDLFKDVINKFMGHGKSMDMTQPEGEHNSHEGMEGMDMSHAETSH from the coding sequence ATGAGACTCAGGAAATACAATAAAAGTTTGGGATGGTTGTCATTAATCGCCGGCACTGTTTTACTCAGTGGTTGCGATTCTGCACTTCTTGACCCCAAAGGACAGATTGGTCTGGAGCAACGTTCATTGATACTGACGGCATTTGGCCTGATGTTGATTGTCGTTATTCCAGCAATCTTAATGGCCGTTGGTTTCGCCTGGAAGTATCGTGCGAGCAATAAAGATGCGAAGTATAGCCCGAACTGGTCACACTCCAATAAAGTGGAAGCTGTGGTCTGGACGGTGCCGATTCTGATCATCCTGTTCCTCGCCGTATTGACCTGGAAAACCACCCACTCGCTCGAACCGAGCAAACCACTGGCACATGACGAACGCCCAATTACGATTGAAGTGGTCGCCATGGACTGGAAATGGTTCTTCATCTACCCGGAACAGGGCATCGCTACCGTGAATGAAATCGCCTTCCCGGCGAACACTCCGGTGGAATTCAAAGTGACCTCGAACTCCGTGATGAACTCGTTCTTTATCCCGCGTCTGGGCAGCCAGATCTACGCGATGGCCGGTATGCAGACCAAACTGCATCTGATTGCCAACGAAGCCGGTACTTATGATGGCATCTCTGCCAGCTACAGTGGCCCTGGTTTCTCCGGCATGAAGTTTAAAGCCATTGCAACGCCGGACCGCGCAGCATTCGACCAGTGGGTCGCGAAAGCGAAACAGTCTTCTACTACCATGCCGGATATGGCTACGTACGAGAAAATTGCCGCGCCAAGCGAATACAACAAGGTTGAATACTTCTCCAGCGTGAAACCCGATTTGTTTAAAGACGTTATCAACAAGTTTATGGGCCACGGCAAGAGCATGGACATGACCCAACCTGAAGGTGAGCACAACTCACACGAAGGGATGGAAGGCATGGACATGAGCCACGCGGAAACCTCTCACTAA
- the cyoB gene encoding cytochrome o ubiquinol oxidase subunit I, with protein MFGKLTLDAVPYHEPIIMVTIAAIIVGGLAVVGLISYFGKWSWLWKEWLTSVDHKRLGIMYVLVAVVMLLRGFADAVMMRSQQALASAGEAGFLPPHHYDQVFTAHGVIMIFFVAMPFVIGLMNLVVPLQIGARDVAFPFLNNLSFWFTVVGVILVNISLGVGEFAQTGWLAYPPLSGIEYSPGVGVDYWIWSLQLSGIGTTLTGINFFVTILRMRAPGMTMFKMPVFTWASLCANVLIIASFPILTVTIALLTLDRYLGTHFFTNDLGGNMMMYINLIWAWGHPEVYILVLPVFGVFSEITATFSRKRLFGYTSLVWATVCITILSFIVWLHHFFTMGAGANVNAFFGITTMIIAIPTGVKIFNWLFTMYQGRIVFHSSMLWTIGFIVTFSVGGMTGVLLAVPGADFVLHNSLFLIAHFHNVIIGGVVFGCFAGLTYWWPKAFGYTLNETWGKRAFWFWIIGFFVAFMPLYVLGFMGMTRRLSQQIDPQFHSMLIVAACGAALIAIGILCLLIQIYVSIRDRDQNRDLTGDPWGGRTLEWATSSPPPFYNFAHVPVIHERDAFWEMKEKGEAYKQPAQYEEIHMPKNSGAGIVIAAFATVFGFAMIWHIWWLAIASFAGIIISWIVKSFDEDVDYYVPVAEIEKLEKQHFDEITKAGLTNGN; from the coding sequence ATGTTCGGAAAACTTACACTGGATGCAGTGCCGTATCATGAACCCATTATCATGGTTACGATCGCTGCGATTATCGTCGGTGGTCTGGCGGTAGTCGGCCTGATCTCTTACTTCGGTAAGTGGTCCTGGCTATGGAAGGAGTGGTTAACGTCTGTTGACCATAAACGTCTTGGCATTATGTATGTCCTCGTAGCCGTAGTGATGCTGCTGCGTGGCTTTGCGGATGCCGTCATGATGCGTAGCCAACAAGCGCTGGCGTCGGCGGGTGAAGCGGGCTTCTTGCCTCCTCACCACTACGATCAGGTCTTCACCGCCCACGGCGTGATTATGATCTTCTTCGTGGCAATGCCGTTTGTTATCGGTCTGATGAACCTGGTGGTTCCGTTACAGATCGGTGCGCGCGACGTGGCGTTCCCGTTCCTTAACAACCTGAGCTTCTGGTTTACGGTTGTGGGCGTGATTCTGGTTAACATCTCTCTGGGCGTCGGTGAGTTCGCACAGACAGGTTGGCTGGCTTATCCGCCGCTCTCGGGAATTGAATACAGCCCTGGTGTCGGGGTCGATTATTGGATCTGGAGTCTCCAGCTCTCTGGTATCGGTACGACGCTGACCGGTATTAACTTCTTCGTGACCATCCTGCGCATGCGTGCGCCAGGCATGACCATGTTCAAAATGCCGGTATTTACCTGGGCGTCACTGTGCGCCAACGTGCTGATTATCGCCTCGTTCCCAATTCTGACTGTAACCATTGCGCTGCTGACCCTGGATCGTTATCTGGGCACCCATTTCTTTACCAACGATTTGGGTGGCAACATGATGATGTACATCAACCTGATTTGGGCCTGGGGTCACCCGGAAGTGTACATTCTGGTGCTGCCGGTGTTCGGGGTGTTCTCCGAAATCACGGCCACCTTCTCGCGTAAACGCCTGTTTGGCTACACCTCGCTGGTATGGGCAACCGTGTGTATTACCATTCTGTCGTTCATCGTATGGCTGCACCACTTCTTCACCATGGGTGCCGGCGCTAACGTGAACGCCTTCTTTGGTATTACCACGATGATTATCGCCATCCCGACCGGGGTGAAGATCTTCAACTGGCTGTTCACCATGTACCAGGGTCGCATCGTGTTCCACTCTTCCATGCTGTGGACCATCGGCTTTATCGTGACCTTCTCCGTAGGTGGGATGACCGGCGTGCTGCTGGCAGTACCGGGCGCAGACTTCGTACTGCACAACAGCCTGTTCCTGATTGCGCACTTCCATAACGTTATCATCGGCGGCGTGGTGTTCGGTTGCTTCGCAGGTCTGACGTACTGGTGGCCGAAAGCGTTCGGTTACACCCTCAACGAAACCTGGGGCAAACGCGCATTCTGGTTCTGGATCATCGGCTTCTTCGTGGCATTTATGCCGCTGTACGTGCTGGGCTTTATGGGTATGACCCGTCGCCTCAGCCAGCAGATTGATCCGCAGTTCCACAGCATGCTGATTGTTGCCGCTTGTGGTGCCGCGCTGATTGCTATCGGTATCCTGTGTCTGCTGATTCAGATCTACGTTTCTATTCGCGACCGCGATCAGAACCGTGACCTGACCGGTGACCCGTGGGGTGGCCGTACGCTGGAGTGGGCAACCTCTTCTCCGCCTCCGTTCTACAACTTCGCACATGTTCCGGTTATCCATGAACGTGACGCGTTTTGGGAGATGAAAGAGAAAGGCGAAGCGTACAAACAACCTGCGCAATATGAAGAGATTCATATGCCGAAAAACAGCGGTGCCGGTATTGTTATCGCCGCATTTGCAACGGTATTCGGTTTTGCCATGATCTGGCACATCTGGTGGTTGGCTATCGCCAGCTTCGCGGGCATCATCATTAGCTGGATTGTGAAGAGCTTCGACGAAGACGTGGATTACTACGTACCGGTTGCAGAAATCGAGAAACTGGAAAAACAGCATTTCGATGAGATCACTAAAGCAGGGCTGACTAATGGCAACTGA